The Myroides fluvii region TTTATTTTTTTGATGGGACAAAAGTAGGGGTTACACCTCATGGAGGCTATTAGAAAGCCTTTAGAAAAAAATTAGAATTCTATTAGAAAAGAAAAAGCGCCTACTGAAGAGTAAGCGCTTGCTGATTTAAAAATGAATCGTAAATGTGGTTCCTTTTCCTACTTGAGACTCCACTTGCAGTCTACCTTTATGTAGGTTGATAATTTTATTAGTCAACGGCAATCCAATGCCATTTCCTTCTTTGTAATTTTGATTCTTACCGCGATAAAAAGGAATAAAAATATGCTCTAAATCTTCGGTTGCAATTCCGATACCATGATCTATTACCTGAATAACAAGATGGTAATTTTCATATCGAACCTGGATAATACACGCCTTTTGATCCGAGAATTTACAGGCATTTTCGAGTAAATTGACCAAAGCTACTTCCAGCAAATAAGGGTTTGCATATACCATCATCCTCTCTTCACTAGTGACCGTTTCATCGATTACAAAGTTAAATTTGTAAGAAGCATTCATTTTTTGCAACTTCTGACAAGCATCCAAAATAACCTCATCCACGCGAATCGATTTAAACACAATTTCGGTGGGATCATAGCTTGCTTTGGCAAAATCCAATAAGCTATTGGATAAACGCACAATTTTTTGTGAATCGTTTAATGCGTTTTGAATGGTCTGAATGTAATATGCTTGATCGTGTTCTTTATTTAACGCCAACTCTAACTCTGCAATAATCGCTGCTAACGGAGTACGCAATTCATGGGATATATTGGAAACAAATTGCTTTTGAGAATCAAAAGAATTTTCTAGGCGATTCAGCATTTCGTTAAATGTATCTGCTAATGCCCCTAGTTCGTCTTTATTTTTTTCTGTACTGATTCGCAAGTCTAAATTAGTCGCGGTAATTTTATTGACCTCATCATTCATTTTCTTTATGGGAAGCAATACTTTTTCTGCAAAAAACAAGCCGACAAAATAGATAACCAAAAGAGAAATAACCACTAATACGACAATGGTCACAAAGAGGTTTTGCAACT contains the following coding sequences:
- a CDS encoding sensor histidine kinase; protein product: MRIKTRLTLLFTLLVASILLVFASVIYWSSSKGREVEFYGELEKEAITKAKLFLEAQVKPATLHKIYLNNSEIINEVEVAVYDYDFHLLYHDAEEIDRVKETKEMISSIIDNGSLHYTQEDWQVIGMKYSFNNQDYIVTATAYDEYGYTKLQNLFVTIVVLVVISLLVIYFVGLFFAEKVLLPIKKMNDEVNKITATNLDLRISTEKNKDELGALADTFNEMLNRLENSFDSQKQFVSNISHELRTPLAAIIAELELALNKEHDQAYYIQTIQNALNDSQKIVRLSNSLLDFAKASYDPTEIVFKSIRVDEVILDACQKLQKMNASYKFNFVIDETVTSEERMMVYANPYLLEVALVNLLENACKFSDQKACIIQVRYENYHLVIQVIDHGIGIATEDLEHIFIPFYRGKNQNYKEGNGIGLPLTNKIINLHKGRLQVESQVGKGTTFTIHF